A stretch of Gossypium hirsutum isolate 1008001.06 chromosome A06, Gossypium_hirsutum_v2.1, whole genome shotgun sequence DNA encodes these proteins:
- the LOC107962590 gene encoding zinc finger BED domain-containing protein DAYSLEEPER isoform X1 → MKNPAGFTSMTEMTEIADMETIPGESNNQLALTTPEAQPIKRRKKKSMVWEYFTIENVSAGCRRAYCKRCKQSFAYSTGSKVAGTSHLKRHIAKGTCRALLRGQGQDNNQFITPYNPKMGGSEPPKRRYRSPSSPFIPFDQDRCRHEIARMIIMHEYPLHIVEHPGFIAFVQSLQPQFDKMSFNTVQGDCVATYLREKQSLMKFIEGIPGRFCLTLDMWSSNQTLGYVFITGHFVDSDWKLHRWVFNVVMEPYPDSHSALSHAIAACISDWSLEGKLFCLTFNHPLSEAGLENLRPLLCVKNPLILNGQLLIRNCIARTMSSMAKDVLGAGQEIIKKIRDSVKYVKMSESHDDKFIQVKNQLQVPSEKSLFLDNQTRWNTTYQMLAAASELKEVFDCLDTYDPDYKLAPSMEDWKLAETLCSFLKPLFDAASILTTTTLPTVITFFYEVWKIHVDLGRSITSEDPFISNLAKSMQEKIDKYWKDCSLVLAMAVVMDPRFKMKLVEFSFTKIYSEDAPTYIKTVDDGIHELFLEYVALPLPLTPTYAEEVNGANNGKTNESHYGNLLSDHGLTDFDVYIMETNSQQMKSELDQYLEESLLPRVQEFDVLGWWKLNKMKYPTLSKMARDILSIPVSAAAPESIFDITDKQLDEYRSSLRPETVEALICAKDWLHFGSSDVSNALVKMEF, encoded by the exons ATGAAAAATC CTGCAGGGTTTACTTCCATGACAGAAATGACAGAAATTGCAGATATGGAAACAATCCCTGGGGAGAGTAACAATCAGCTGGCACTGACGACCCCCGAAGCGCAGCCTATCAAGCGCAGAAAAAAGAAGTCCATGGTTTGGGAGTACTTTACCATTGAAAATGTGAGTGCCGGATGTAGAAGAGCATATTGTAAGCGCTGCAAGCAAAGTTTTGCTTATAGCACTGGTTCTAAGGTAGCAGGTACCAGTCATCTGAAACGTCACATTGCCAAAGGAACCTGTCGAGCACTCTTACGAGGCCAAGGCCAAGATAACAATCAATTCATCACCCCATATAACCCAAAGATGGGTGGAAGTGAACCTCCTAAGCGACGCTACAGATCTCCTAGCTCACCTTTTATCCCATTTGATCAGGACCGGTGCCGCCATGAAATTGCCAGAATGATTATCATGCATGAGTACCCTCTTCACATAGTTGAACATCCTGGGTTCATAGCTTTTGTTCAAAGCCTTCAGCCTCAGTTTGATAAAATGAGTTTCAACACCGTTCAAGGGGATTGTGTTGCAACTTACCTGAGGGAAAAGCAAAGCCTAATGAAGTTTATTGAGGGTATTCCTGGACGCTTCTGTCTTACACTGGACATGTGGAGTTCAAATCAAACACTCGGTTATGTGTTTATAACTGGACACTTCGTTGATAGTGACTGGAAGTTGCACAGATGGGTTTTCAATGTTGTAATGGAACCATATCCAGATTCCCATTCTGCTCTAAGTCATGCCATTGCTGCTTGCATTTCGGACTGGAGTTTGGAAGGCAAGTTATTTTGCCTCACCTTCAATCATCCGCTAAGTGAAGCTGGGCTGGAAAATCTTAGACCTTTACTGTGCGTTAAAAATCcccttattcttaatggtcagctGTTAATTAGAAATTGTATAGCTCGTACTATGAGCAGCATGGCAAAGGATGTGCTTGGAGCAGGGCAAGAGATCATCAAGAAAATCCGTGATAGTGTAAAGTATGTGAAGATGTCAGAATCCCATGATGACAAGTTCATTCAAGTTAAAAACCAGCTTCAAGTGCCCAGTGAAAAAAGCCTGTTTCTTGACAATCAAACTCGGTGGAACACAACTTACCAAATGCTTGCAGCTGCTTCTGAATTGAAGGAAGTGTTTGATTGCTTGGATACTTACGATCCAGATTATAAGCTAGCTCCATCAATGGAAGACTGGAAGTTGGCTGAGACTTTATGCAGTTTCTTGAAACCTCTCTTCGATGCAGCCAGCATCCTTACAACTACAACTCTCCCTACCGTAATTACATTCTTTTATGAAGTGTGGAAAATTCATGTGGACTTGGGTCGTTCCATCACTAGTGAGGATCCTTTCATCAGCAACCTTGCAAAATCAATGCAAGAAAAGATTGACAAGTACTGGAAGGACTGTAGCCTGGTTTTGGCAATGGCAGTGGTCATGGATCCTCGCTTCAAAATGAAACTTGTCGAGTTCAGTTTCACAAAAATATATAGCGAAGATGCTCCCACATACATCAAAACTGTTGACGATGGAATTCATGAGCTCTTTCTTGAATACGTGGCACTCCCATTGCCTTTGACGCCAACTTATGCGGAAGAAGTGAATGGTGCAAACAATGGAAAGACCAACGAATCTCATTACGGTAATCTTCTTTCGGACCATGGGCTTACAGATTTTGATGTCTACATTATGGAGACTAATAGCCAGCAGATGAAGTCTGAGCTGGATCAGTACTTGGAAGAGTCCCTGTTACCTCGTGTCCAAGAGTTTGATGTGTTGGGTTGGTGGAAGCTGAACAAGATGAAGTATCCAACTCTTTCCAAGATGGCTCGTGACATTTTGTCGATTCCGGTGTCTGCTGCTGCCCCCGAATCAATCTTTGATATCACAGACAAGCAACTAGATGAATATCGTAGCTCTTTGCGACCGGAGACAGTGGAAGCACTAATCTGTGCCAAGGACTGGCTACATTTTGGATCTTCTGATGTTTCAAATGCGCTTGTTAAAATGGAATTTTAG
- the LOC107962590 gene encoding zinc finger BED domain-containing protein DAYSLEEPER isoform X2 encodes MTEMTEIADMETIPGESNNQLALTTPEAQPIKRRKKKSMVWEYFTIENVSAGCRRAYCKRCKQSFAYSTGSKVAGTSHLKRHIAKGTCRALLRGQGQDNNQFITPYNPKMGGSEPPKRRYRSPSSPFIPFDQDRCRHEIARMIIMHEYPLHIVEHPGFIAFVQSLQPQFDKMSFNTVQGDCVATYLREKQSLMKFIEGIPGRFCLTLDMWSSNQTLGYVFITGHFVDSDWKLHRWVFNVVMEPYPDSHSALSHAIAACISDWSLEGKLFCLTFNHPLSEAGLENLRPLLCVKNPLILNGQLLIRNCIARTMSSMAKDVLGAGQEIIKKIRDSVKYVKMSESHDDKFIQVKNQLQVPSEKSLFLDNQTRWNTTYQMLAAASELKEVFDCLDTYDPDYKLAPSMEDWKLAETLCSFLKPLFDAASILTTTTLPTVITFFYEVWKIHVDLGRSITSEDPFISNLAKSMQEKIDKYWKDCSLVLAMAVVMDPRFKMKLVEFSFTKIYSEDAPTYIKTVDDGIHELFLEYVALPLPLTPTYAEEVNGANNGKTNESHYGNLLSDHGLTDFDVYIMETNSQQMKSELDQYLEESLLPRVQEFDVLGWWKLNKMKYPTLSKMARDILSIPVSAAAPESIFDITDKQLDEYRSSLRPETVEALICAKDWLHFGSSDVSNALVKMEF; translated from the coding sequence ATGACAGAAATGACAGAAATTGCAGATATGGAAACAATCCCTGGGGAGAGTAACAATCAGCTGGCACTGACGACCCCCGAAGCGCAGCCTATCAAGCGCAGAAAAAAGAAGTCCATGGTTTGGGAGTACTTTACCATTGAAAATGTGAGTGCCGGATGTAGAAGAGCATATTGTAAGCGCTGCAAGCAAAGTTTTGCTTATAGCACTGGTTCTAAGGTAGCAGGTACCAGTCATCTGAAACGTCACATTGCCAAAGGAACCTGTCGAGCACTCTTACGAGGCCAAGGCCAAGATAACAATCAATTCATCACCCCATATAACCCAAAGATGGGTGGAAGTGAACCTCCTAAGCGACGCTACAGATCTCCTAGCTCACCTTTTATCCCATTTGATCAGGACCGGTGCCGCCATGAAATTGCCAGAATGATTATCATGCATGAGTACCCTCTTCACATAGTTGAACATCCTGGGTTCATAGCTTTTGTTCAAAGCCTTCAGCCTCAGTTTGATAAAATGAGTTTCAACACCGTTCAAGGGGATTGTGTTGCAACTTACCTGAGGGAAAAGCAAAGCCTAATGAAGTTTATTGAGGGTATTCCTGGACGCTTCTGTCTTACACTGGACATGTGGAGTTCAAATCAAACACTCGGTTATGTGTTTATAACTGGACACTTCGTTGATAGTGACTGGAAGTTGCACAGATGGGTTTTCAATGTTGTAATGGAACCATATCCAGATTCCCATTCTGCTCTAAGTCATGCCATTGCTGCTTGCATTTCGGACTGGAGTTTGGAAGGCAAGTTATTTTGCCTCACCTTCAATCATCCGCTAAGTGAAGCTGGGCTGGAAAATCTTAGACCTTTACTGTGCGTTAAAAATCcccttattcttaatggtcagctGTTAATTAGAAATTGTATAGCTCGTACTATGAGCAGCATGGCAAAGGATGTGCTTGGAGCAGGGCAAGAGATCATCAAGAAAATCCGTGATAGTGTAAAGTATGTGAAGATGTCAGAATCCCATGATGACAAGTTCATTCAAGTTAAAAACCAGCTTCAAGTGCCCAGTGAAAAAAGCCTGTTTCTTGACAATCAAACTCGGTGGAACACAACTTACCAAATGCTTGCAGCTGCTTCTGAATTGAAGGAAGTGTTTGATTGCTTGGATACTTACGATCCAGATTATAAGCTAGCTCCATCAATGGAAGACTGGAAGTTGGCTGAGACTTTATGCAGTTTCTTGAAACCTCTCTTCGATGCAGCCAGCATCCTTACAACTACAACTCTCCCTACCGTAATTACATTCTTTTATGAAGTGTGGAAAATTCATGTGGACTTGGGTCGTTCCATCACTAGTGAGGATCCTTTCATCAGCAACCTTGCAAAATCAATGCAAGAAAAGATTGACAAGTACTGGAAGGACTGTAGCCTGGTTTTGGCAATGGCAGTGGTCATGGATCCTCGCTTCAAAATGAAACTTGTCGAGTTCAGTTTCACAAAAATATATAGCGAAGATGCTCCCACATACATCAAAACTGTTGACGATGGAATTCATGAGCTCTTTCTTGAATACGTGGCACTCCCATTGCCTTTGACGCCAACTTATGCGGAAGAAGTGAATGGTGCAAACAATGGAAAGACCAACGAATCTCATTACGGTAATCTTCTTTCGGACCATGGGCTTACAGATTTTGATGTCTACATTATGGAGACTAATAGCCAGCAGATGAAGTCTGAGCTGGATCAGTACTTGGAAGAGTCCCTGTTACCTCGTGTCCAAGAGTTTGATGTGTTGGGTTGGTGGAAGCTGAACAAGATGAAGTATCCAACTCTTTCCAAGATGGCTCGTGACATTTTGTCGATTCCGGTGTCTGCTGCTGCCCCCGAATCAATCTTTGATATCACAGACAAGCAACTAGATGAATATCGTAGCTCTTTGCGACCGGAGACAGTGGAAGCACTAATCTGTGCCAAGGACTGGCTACATTTTGGATCTTCTGATGTTTCAAATGCGCTTGTTAAAATGGAATTTTAG